A stretch of Borrelia turcica IST7 DNA encodes these proteins:
- the uvrA gene encoding excinuclease ABC subunit UvrA, whose protein sequence is MNEKITVRGAREHNLKNIDIDIPRNSLVVISGKSGSGKSSLAFDTIFSEGQRRYMESVSAYARQFLGVMKKPNVDYIGGLSPAISIEQRTISNNPRSTVGTITEIYDYYRLLFAKIGKPYCPNDGSLIEEQSLDKIINTVLSYAEGSRVILFAPVVMGAKGTHKKELNRILNKGFNRVRVDSKDYLVEDAVNLSLDKNKKHNIEIIVDRIKLSRDVRIRLSESIETALSVSNGYLRVEIENNLEKVDKIFTEHNSCPLCGFSLPIIEPRLFSFNSPFGACSECSGLGITLEFDFEKICPNLELSFKDDAFITFKTSSSWAVAIFRGLANHYGFSLDTPVKDIPENVLRKILYGANEKIDFVYQSREMESKEMDGGFHYSKEFEGLLPLLKRRYLTTESESARLFYEGLMSRKICNSCQGKRLSIAALSVKLCGKDIQELSNLSVIDSYSFFETIKLDDVDTKISKEILKEIKNRLKFLMDVGLSYLYLDRISGTLSGGEAQRIRLATQIGSALAGVLYVLDEPSIGLHQRDNEKLINTLLNLKELGNTVIVVEHDEQTLRTADYIVDIGPGAGIHGGEIVAKGILSDILNNENSLTGKYLSGLLKIDVPKVRRKAERGEIVLLGANKNNLKNIDVQIPLALFTVITGVSGSGKSTLLNEVLYPALDSRLKENVNYFDGFKDIIGYEQIDKIIQINQKPIGKTPRSNPATYVGFFTEIRELFAKLPESKARGFKAGRFSFNVKGGRCEKCQGDGSLNIQMHFLPDVFIPCDLCKGRKFNEETLEIRYKGKNIYDVLEMSVVEAKDFFENIPKVNHYLKILKEVGLGYIKLGQASTTLSGGEAQRVKLAFELAKRSTGKTFYIIDEPTTGLHFDDIRKLLEVLQLLVENGNTVVLIEHNLDVIKQADYIIDLGPEGGLSGGDIVVSGTPEEVSKCKSSYTGMFLKNLL, encoded by the coding sequence TTGAATGAAAAAATTACTGTCAGAGGTGCTAGAGAGCATAATTTAAAGAATATTGATATTGATATTCCGAGGAATAGTTTGGTAGTAATATCTGGTAAGAGTGGTTCTGGTAAGTCTTCTTTGGCTTTTGATACGATTTTTTCAGAAGGACAAAGAAGGTACATGGAGTCTGTATCAGCTTATGCAAGGCAGTTCTTAGGAGTAATGAAGAAACCCAATGTTGACTATATAGGCGGGCTTTCTCCTGCTATCTCAATTGAACAGAGAACAATAAGCAATAATCCAAGATCAACTGTTGGGACAATTACTGAGATTTATGATTATTATAGGTTATTGTTTGCAAAAATTGGGAAGCCATATTGTCCAAATGATGGCAGTCTTATAGAAGAACAATCTTTAGATAAAATAATTAATACTGTTTTAAGTTATGCTGAAGGCTCTAGGGTTATTTTATTTGCTCCCGTTGTTATGGGTGCAAAGGGTACGCACAAGAAAGAGCTTAATAGGATATTAAATAAAGGATTTAATAGGGTAAGAGTGGACTCTAAAGATTATTTAGTAGAAGATGCTGTTAATTTGAGTTTGGATAAAAATAAGAAGCACAATATTGAAATCATAGTAGACAGAATAAAGTTAAGTAGAGATGTAAGAATTAGGCTTTCAGAGTCCATTGAAACTGCTTTATCTGTTTCTAATGGGTATTTACGGGTAGAAATTGAAAATAATTTAGAAAAGGTAGATAAAATTTTTACAGAGCATAATAGTTGTCCTTTATGTGGATTTTCTCTACCTATAATAGAACCAAGACTTTTTTCTTTTAATAGTCCGTTTGGAGCTTGTAGTGAGTGCTCTGGTCTTGGTATTACACTTGAATTTGATTTTGAGAAGATTTGTCCTAATTTGGAGCTTTCTTTTAAAGATGATGCATTTATTACATTTAAAACTAGTTCTTCTTGGGCTGTAGCAATTTTTAGGGGGCTTGCTAACCATTATGGGTTTAGTTTGGATACTCCTGTGAAAGATATTCCAGAAAATGTTCTTAGAAAGATTTTGTATGGGGCAAATGAAAAAATAGACTTTGTTTATCAGTCTAGAGAAATGGAGAGTAAGGAAATGGATGGAGGTTTTCATTATTCTAAGGAATTCGAAGGACTTCTTCCTCTTTTGAAAAGACGTTATCTTACAACAGAATCTGAAAGTGCTAGGTTGTTTTATGAGGGTTTAATGTCTCGCAAAATTTGCAATTCTTGTCAAGGTAAGAGATTAAGTATTGCAGCTTTATCGGTTAAGTTATGTGGAAAAGATATCCAAGAACTTAGCAATCTTTCTGTTATAGATTCTTATTCATTTTTTGAGACGATTAAGCTTGATGATGTTGATACAAAAATTTCTAAGGAAATTTTAAAAGAAATTAAGAATAGGCTTAAGTTTTTGATGGATGTTGGGCTTTCTTATTTGTATTTAGATAGAATATCAGGAACTCTTTCGGGAGGCGAAGCTCAACGCATTAGGCTTGCTACTCAAATAGGGTCAGCTCTTGCTGGGGTTCTTTATGTGCTTGATGAGCCTAGTATTGGATTGCATCAAAGAGATAATGAAAAATTAATAAATACTCTTCTCAATTTGAAGGAACTTGGAAATACAGTTATTGTTGTAGAGCATGATGAACAAACTCTGCGTACTGCTGATTATATTGTTGATATTGGACCTGGAGCTGGGATTCATGGAGGTGAAATAGTTGCTAAGGGGATTTTGTCTGATATTTTAAATAATGAAAATAGTCTTACTGGGAAGTATTTAAGTGGTCTGCTTAAAATAGATGTTCCGAAAGTAAGGCGTAAAGCGGAAAGAGGGGAAATTGTACTTTTGGGCGCTAATAAAAACAATTTAAAAAATATTGATGTTCAAATTCCTTTAGCGCTTTTTACTGTAATAACAGGAGTTTCTGGTAGCGGAAAGAGTACTCTTTTAAATGAAGTATTATATCCGGCTCTTGATAGTAGGTTAAAAGAAAATGTAAATTATTTTGATGGATTTAAAGATATTATTGGGTATGAACAGATCGATAAGATTATTCAGATAAATCAAAAACCAATAGGTAAAACTCCAAGGTCAAATCCTGCAACTTATGTTGGATTTTTTACAGAAATAAGAGAACTCTTTGCAAAATTGCCAGAGTCTAAAGCAAGGGGATTTAAGGCTGGTAGGTTTTCTTTTAATGTTAAGGGAGGTAGATGTGAAAAATGTCAAGGAGATGGGTCTTTAAACATTCAGATGCACTTTTTACCAGATGTTTTTATTCCTTGTGATTTATGTAAGGGTAGGAAATTTAATGAAGAAACTTTAGAAATAAGATATAAGGGTAAAAATATTTATGATGTTTTGGAAATGAGCGTAGTTGAGGCTAAAGATTTTTTTGAAAATATTCCAAAAGTAAATCATTATTTAAAAATTTTAAAGGAAGTTGGACTTGGATATATTAAATTAGGCCAAGCATCAACAACTCTTTCAGGAGGGGAGGCTCAACGTGTCAAATTGGCTTTTGAGCTTGCTAAGCGGAGTACAGGGAAAACTTTTTATATTATTGATGAACCAACAACGGGTTTGCATTTTGATGACATAAGAAAATTGTTAGAAGTATTGCAGCTTCTTGTTGAGAATGGAAATACTGTAGTTCTTATAGAACATAATTTAGATGTAATAAAACAGGCAGATTATATAATAGATTTAGGACCTGAGGGTGGATTATCTGGGGGAGATATTGTTGTATCTGGAACCCCTGAAGAGGTTTCAAAATGCAAAAGTTCCTATACAGGAATGTTTTTAAAAAATCTTTTGTAA